One Defluviimonas sp. SAOS-178_SWC DNA window includes the following coding sequences:
- a CDS encoding FMN-binding glutamate synthase family protein, with product MERYMPLALVVALAILSLFGLVWSGWFLLPLLVFGALSALGVHDLSQRRHSILRNYPVIGHMRFLFEGIRPEIRQYLIESDQDEEPFSRDDRSLVYQRAKGVEDKRPFGTRQRVYDAGYEWITHSMLPLHIADHDFRVRVGGPDCRQPYDASLYNISAMSFGALSANAILALNTGAKKGGFAHDTGEGGISRYHRQGGGDLIYEVGSGYFGCRTPDGRFDPERFRDQAADPQVRMIELKLSQGAKPGHGGVLPASKVSPEIAEARGVPIGVDCISPSAHPEFSTPVGLIEFIGRLRDLSGGKPVGIKLCIGHRREFMCVVKAMLETGIVPDFIVIDGKEGGTGAAPLEFANHMGMPLVEGLTFAHNTLRGAGLRDRLKLGASGKLITSFDLARALALGADWANSARGFMFSIGCIQAQACHTNRCPVGVATQDPLRQRALDPVDKAERVFRFHQNTLKALAEMTGAAGLSHPGEFLPHHLIMRETDRNMVTGDEVYPYMPEGFLLREEEDEFGYLMRWRRSRAESFSPFVAPPLMPSGGRKRGFQTAAKAAGPASA from the coding sequence ATGGAACGGTACATGCCATTGGCGCTTGTCGTCGCGCTCGCGATCTTGTCGCTATTCGGGCTGGTCTGGAGCGGCTGGTTCCTCTTGCCGCTCCTGGTCTTCGGCGCTCTCTCCGCGCTCGGGGTGCACGATCTCAGCCAGCGCCGGCACTCGATCCTGCGCAACTACCCCGTCATCGGTCACATGCGGTTCCTTTTCGAAGGGATACGGCCCGAAATCCGCCAGTACCTGATCGAAAGCGATCAGGACGAGGAACCGTTCTCTCGTGACGACAGGTCGCTCGTCTACCAGCGCGCCAAGGGGGTGGAAGACAAGCGGCCCTTCGGCACGCGGCAACGCGTCTACGACGCGGGCTACGAGTGGATTACCCACTCGATGCTTCCCCTGCACATTGCCGACCACGACTTCCGGGTCCGAGTTGGTGGCCCCGACTGCCGCCAGCCCTATGACGCGTCGCTTTACAACATCTCGGCGATGAGTTTCGGCGCGCTGTCCGCAAACGCGATCCTCGCCCTCAATACCGGCGCGAAGAAAGGCGGTTTCGCCCATGACACCGGCGAGGGCGGCATCAGCCGCTATCATCGGCAGGGCGGCGGCGATCTCATCTACGAGGTCGGTTCGGGATATTTCGGCTGCCGCACGCCCGACGGGCGCTTCGATCCGGAGCGGTTTCGCGATCAGGCCGCCGATCCGCAGGTCAGGATGATCGAACTGAAACTGAGCCAGGGTGCGAAGCCCGGTCATGGCGGGGTGCTTCCAGCCTCGAAGGTCTCGCCCGAGATCGCCGAGGCGCGAGGCGTGCCGATCGGCGTCGACTGCATCTCGCCCTCCGCCCATCCGGAGTTTTCGACGCCTGTCGGGCTCATCGAGTTCATCGGCCGGCTGCGCGACCTTTCAGGCGGAAAGCCGGTCGGCATCAAGCTCTGTATCGGGCACCGTCGGGAATTCATGTGTGTCGTCAAGGCGATGCTGGAAACCGGTATCGTTCCGGACTTCATCGTCATCGACGGAAAGGAAGGGGGGACCGGGGCGGCGCCGCTGGAATTCGCCAACCATATGGGGATGCCGCTTGTCGAGGGGCTGACCTTTGCGCACAACACCCTTCGGGGCGCGGGTTTGCGTGACCGGCTGAAGCTTGGGGCGTCGGGCAAGCTCATCACCTCCTTCGACCTTGCGCGGGCGCTGGCGCTGGGCGCCGACTGGGCGAATTCGGCGCGGGGCTTCATGTTCTCCATCGGCTGCATCCAGGCCCAGGCCTGCCACACCAACCGCTGCCCCGTGGGCGTGGCGACGCAGGATCCGCTCCGCCAGCGCGCGCTGGACCCCGTCGACAAGGCCGAGCGGGTCTTCCGCTTCCACCAGAACACCCTCAAGGCGCTGGCCGAGATGACCGGGGCGGCCGGCCTTTCCCACCCCGGTGAGTTCCTGCCCCATCACCTGATCATGCGCGAGACCGACCGCAACATGGTGACAGGTGACGAAGTCTACCCCTACATGCCCGAAGGCTTCCTTCTGCGCGAGGAAGAGGACGAGTTCGGCTATCTCATGCGTTGGCGCCGGTCGCGGGCGGAAAGCTTCTCGCCCTTCGTCGCCCCGCCGCTGATGCCGAGCGGAGGCCGCAAGCGTGGCTTTCAGACCGCCGCGAAAGCCGCCGGACCGGCATCGGCATGA